The nucleotide sequence AATAGGAGAGATATTGACCCTCAAACCCCTATGCAGAGGCCACTGGAAACATCAGAGAGGGAAATGCTCTATATGGAGATAAATAACTTGAGGCGTGAGCGTGATGAAGCTCGTGAAGAGGTAAAATCTCTTGAGAAACTGATAAGTGCTTCATCTTTATCGTCAGAAAGTGTAAATGGCAATGATGATTTATGTAGAAACATGATAGGCATCAGCTGGGGagcatttttgaaaattttcctGTTCCTTAGTGTGTTTGTGAAGGCCACGAACAAGAAACTACCACTGCAGGAACAGTTATTCCTTACCCTTGTTAAGCTGCGACACAATGTTTCGTTTGATTTTCTTGCACATGTGAAAGGGATCCCCAAAACAACGATGGTGGATTATTTTTGGAAGTGGATAGATATGTTGCATGCCAAAATAGGTTTTTTTGTGAAATGGCAAGATAGAGAAACAATTTTCCAAACCATTCCACCTGTGTTCAAAGAAAAGTTTCCTCGATTAACATCTATTATTGATTGTTTTGAAATCTTCATGGAAGCTCCTAGAAACTTATTAGCTAGGGCACAATGTTTTAGTAGCTATAAGAGACATACCACAGTGAAAGTGTTCATTTCCTGCAGCCCACTAGGATCCATTAACTTTTTATCTAAAGCATGGGGAGGTCGTGTTTCAGATGTCCAAATTGTGCGCGAGTCCAATTTTATAAGTCCACAGTTTCACTTACCCGGTGATCAGATTTTGGCAGATCGTGGCTTCATGCTAGCAGAAGACTTTGCTACTAAGTGCTCAGCCCAATTAATTACCCCTGCATTCACCAAAGGTAAAAAACAATTGCCTGCCTCAGAGGTTGAGTCATCAAGGAAAATATCGTCTGTAAGAATCCATATCGAGAGAGTAATAGGACTAATGAAGAACAGATTTACCATATTGAAAGGAACAATGCCAGTTCGATGTGTACAAAGTTTGAAAGACGAAAGTTTGGGATCAACAGAATCAAGTTGTGATAAATTGATAACTGTTTGTGCAGCTTTAACTAATCTAAGTTTAGGCATTGTATACAAAGAGTGAATAAGTGATGGATGTTGTACTGAAAATgtgattaattaaaattttatggTTTCAAAGTCTGTGGTTAATCTGGCCATAGGAATTGAATATTCCTAGgctgatattgatattaatttaataaatttgaGATCATTTTCTACCAAAGAGTTGTTTTCTTAATTTGAAATCTTCAGTTAAAGattactgtattcgacccaataagagTCCACTTCTTTAATGTGGACTACATTTTCACAATATCACTTGCACATACTTAGTAAACAGTTAATTTGGGGGgaaaaatcaataaaagaaACTGTTGCCGTATTTTCGGCATGAAGTTATTGCTTAAAAAATGGGAGAGGGGCCCTTTctgggttgaatacagtatgtgTAATACTAATAATTATCTGTGACTGTCTATGAATTTGTCAAATTatggtaaattattttatttaaaaatgaaaatgatctTTATCGTGATAATAGAGTTACCATAATGTGACAAGTACATTAACAATAACAGATGTAACTTTTTGGTACCTGCCACATGTCTATGCAAGATATATCGCGCGATATAGAGGAACTGAACACTGATGTCTGGATATATGTATCACAATATTTTGCTACAATACAATAATTTATGATACACCAATAATCATCTTTACTTACTTTACCACTTCTTGCAAATTCAAAGTTAAATTGCATTTAGATTCAAAACATGTCATTTTATTCAAACATGTAAAAAGATTTCAAACTATTCCAgtcattaatttaaaaaaaaaaaaaaaaaatctgtttcaatgtatcatattttaaaaacagtGTACCTGATCATAAgtgtatcaaatattatattgtaaaaaaatatacatgtatcgcAATAAATCATTGCACTTCCAGGAtccatacaccatatatataccAGATGTACTGATTTCAGCAGATTTACAACTTGAGATAGTTCATAAAATATCTCACAGttaatacaacatttataaatctGAAGAAGCAAAAGAAAACCAAAATAATTTCTAACTGAAAAAGTCAATAATTTATTAGGAACAACaacatatattaacaaaatCTGCACCATTTAAGATATATCACTTCAGCATAAATATAACCTTCCTGTATTTGTATGAAATACCATTCGTATAGTTTAAGTTTAcattctatataggacataTCACAGATAAGTTTAACCTGTGCATATGCacagtatatatttaccttCGATATAGGATATATCACATTAAAGTTTAACCTTCTTCGCATATATATTAAGGACATATCTCATTAAAGTTTAACCttctttttatatttaccttctatatacatgtataggccatatcacatatataaatttaaagttAACCTTCTATACAGGACACATCTGTGATTTCACAACTTTATAAGACATTATCACCCCAGCATATATATTATCACAATTTAAATTAACTTCTATATAGTCTTAGAGGagaatatctgtataaaatacataaatctGCATTAAATTACACAAACAATACCTGGTATTcctcaaaatgttgcaaattctcataaaaaaataatgtaatttcaTCTATGCAtggatatacatatatttccaGTTTCTAAACAAAACCTCTAATCATGCAATAAGTGGACAAATCAAGATAATAAATAACTAACGAGTCATGTCAGTCGTAATGAAATTTTGGCATTATATATCATCACGATATCAGCAGAACAGTGTGAAAATTATTAAATGGAATAGAACTATTTCAAAAAagatatcaatttaaaataaatatacatatttacatatcattgCGTAATACAAGTCACAAGTGAGTGCATCAAAGTCATACAGTTTGATTCTCGCAAACAGTTCACATGTGTAATGTATATCTGTATACACAGAGACGCATTGTTCATCGACTCAAGGAATCACACcgtattttgttttttcttttcccTTCTACATTTTGGACAATACCATGTCTTTGACTTTGGCAGTCTCTTCAACTTCAAGCACGCTGGATGAAACCAGTTGTCACATCTGTCGCACCCAACCATGTCTGCATTATCGTCCGTTGTCTTGCAAACACAAAACGTCTTGTCGTCGTCTGCAGGCTTGGGGACTCTGATTTTGCACAGATCCGGAGAATTCTTGGCACTAGTACTGTTTTCAAGACGTCTAGTCAACAACTCAGGTAAAACCACAACCTTCCAAAACTTCTCAAGTTTCTCTATCATTTTACTTATGAAACCATTGTCTCTGTTGATTCGGGTGACGACACAATCCATAGGGCTCCAAACCACAAAGTCAGTGTAGTTTCCATCACACACGTACATTTGCATCTGTACTTGGGCAAAGTACTTATGACTCCTTTTCAGAGAGAATGATGCATTAAGACAGAAGCTATTGTCCAAAATGGCCGCTTTAATGGTTTTATCCCTGATGTTGTATGGACACTTTATTTCAAGTAGGCCTTTCCCGCAACACTCACAATTTACATGACCATCCGGTGAAGCTCCCAGAAAAGGTTTCTGTTCTGGTATCACAAATCCTGCCTTGTGAACGTTCAGGGATAAATGTTGGCCTGAGATATCTTTCATGACAATTTCTCCTTTTGGATAGGTCTGAAGATCCACTCTGTTGTCCGACTCCATTAACAGTTGGTACAGtttatatccatcatcctcaTGAAGTTTCCCCCAGTTCAAGGCAGGCACATTAGGCGATGACGTGTTCGGGATGCAGATCTTCTTGAGGAGTGACACTGATGGTTTCTCAATTGAAGTATTCATTACCTCCCCTGCCACTGAAGCTGTAATGCGGCCAGACCTCTGGTGATGCCATGTCAAAGAGCTCGACTGACTGTGTGTGAGCTCTTCTATTTTCCTTGATTGATTTGCTGAAATCTTAACAGTACTAAAGGTTCTGTCGCATAACTCTGAGAGATCTTCCTTCGATGCAGTTGAATACTGGTGACTGTACAACTCCCTCAGTGGAGGTGGAAGTGTCTTGTCTTCTAGCTTTGGTCCTAGTCCAATAAAATTTCCGGAAAACTCTTTAAAGGCACTTAACCCAACCAAATTCTCTCCTAACGAACTCAATGACTGTAAGAATGTCTGTTGTTCTTCTTCACTGGCAGGTGTTGGCATtgtcttctttctttttttcttgatTAAACGATCTTTCGCCTCTTGTTTATAGAACTGAATCTCTGAGATTGGTGCAGGCTTAACATCCTTTGTAAAGCACTGGTTCCACAAACAGGACTCATCTGTACAGGCAGACCTTGTATACCCAAAACGGACGGCAGCTTCCATCTTGAAAAGGAGGGCACCAATATGCGAGCAAGTCTCCCCAAGCctaaaaagaatttttttaaaatacaatattaactTGAATGTTTAAGGAtgattttatcacaaaattgatCAGTGCTGGCTGATATGTGTTTTCAGGCCAAGACAGACATAAAAAATAAAGCAACAAGCTTATTTCATTGTAATACTATTTCTGTAAAAACGATTAATTGAAGATCATCTCTGGTCAGAAGAtatctttttcatttattaaaaatttaCATTACTAATTTTTATTCACATTGCAACAATGGAAGAATATTTATCTATAAAGACTTTAGattattctcaaaatattgaacttaagAATATTTACGGTACATTTCCACATCCTCCTAagtcaaacaaaaatataatttaatcacataaaatatgtaacataattatttatgaagtgatatataaatataattaccCTGCCATACAGTCGCAATGGGCAGTAATTACTGGTCCATCTCTCTTCAGAGCTACCCAAGGGTGATGAGGTTCATCGGTTACTCTCCATGAGGGTTTCACATCAGCCTTTGCAATTATATTTCCTGTGACTGTCTTTCTGTGAACAACTGTCTGTACCCATCCAGAGACAAAGAATACATGGGCGTCCAGGGATCTGTAATTTTCCATGGCCTCTGATGAATATACACCTGTAGAATAAATTCttcattttaatgatatttctaataatttttCAATCATATACAGCTGGGTAGAAAAATCAAAATGGAtatgttttattcatatatttttttattttctcaattaaacagttttaaaaaatcttcaaatttaATGTGAATTTACAGTTTGCTGTTATTATTTTGCTTTCTTATTTACAAGTTAGACTTGTTACGCCCTGAATATATGATTGTATAGATATAGAAATTCACTTAATACAACAGACAATAAGTTATAATGAGAAATTTCTGGATGAAATcatgtttagaaaaaaatcatgGATATGATACATGATTGATAAGATATACAGcaaaaaatatgtacaagtaTCAGAAGATAATCCTAAAGTGATAACATATACACCTACATTTAATCATGTGGAGTGTCATGTATAATTCATGTTTGTCAAGAGACCTTTAAATCATAGATCTATTTTAGTGTTTATACAGGTACAgataaaacacaatatttttatcatatactaatctatacatgtatattttattttaattttttaaattttatcattatcattattttactacattgtgtattttgatgtagatctatatgtacatgtatatttcttgTATTGATACCTAAATGTCTGTCACAGCAAAATACAAAcatggggatacaggtatacaaGGTACCTGCAAATAACTTCAGGTATACAAAATACCTTCATAAGTAACTTATGTTAACTCTGGGCCCCAAGATCTGTCGTCATGGCCACCAGGCCTAAGGTCCTTTTCCCattctttccccaccccaccaggTAAGGTGACACCTTACATGAGATGATCAGTCAGGTGTCACAGGTAGCTAGGTAATACCTATTTTCTTTAACCCCATGGGGTTCATTAGGATTATGGATAGCATGCTGTGACAGCCTCTGTTCCTGTATTAACTGTACTAATTATAGGTTAATACCACAGGTTCTTAGCTCACTGACAAAATGATATATGAGTATATTTTGGAGTTTCTCgtataatacatgtagactGTGGTATTAATCTATAATTAGGGAGTAATATGTAGCTGTAGATTCCTCTAATTTTTGGAGAACCGTTGATGAATCAACCATTCACGTACATTGAAGACTACCAGTATACTTGACCCCATATGgttttgtttcaaattaaaaatgataGGCCGACTAGAACTATTCATACTTGACTATATTCCGAACATGTTTCAAGACAAATACCCCAGATCATGAGCTGAGCCCTTTTTCCCAACCTGTCTATTCATATCCTGCATGGTCCAATGTCACATGGatgattatttaaatatatatataaactgctAGGCACAGATAATAACCGTGGTCACGTGACATTTAGTTTACATTACCTGTATAGGTCACCGTTCAGTCAGGTGTATCAATGCCAAAAATAGATCGAAAGGCCTACTTCTGTCATATTGATTACCAGCACTAGGGTGGACTAGTTAGGTATTTAAAACTGTCGTAGCGTATATTTCAGTTAAGATAATTACATGTTGATTTGTTGTCTTACAAGTCACTGATGACAACTTAATATTAATTATACTCACGTGGAAATTTGATGAGGTAACTGTAAACATCGTTGTACTGTAATGGCGGCCATTGCTTCGGGTCATTGACCCAGGTATCAGCAGGGACCTTGTAGGGGCATTTATCTTCGCCAATGAGGTGCAACTTCTCAATATATCTTCCCTTTGCATCCGAGGGTAACTCTTCTTGATAATCAAACGACATGATTCGGTGAAAGCATAGCCTGACTTGAATATATCGTGGATAAATGTGGAACTTACGTAATATTGTCACAACTCCCCTACTTACCCCCAAACAAAGATGGCGGATATGTTGTGAAGAATTGTCACGTGACTGTGACGTCATGCCGACATTGAGAATATGCCGCGGACATCTTTTTGTTCGATGATGTTTCTCTGATCGAGAGGTATAGACTACCGAGACATTTAATCAATGATATATTGCTAACAATCTCACCCGTTATTACACGCCCAACCCGGCGTTCACATGCAGTGCCCCCCACAACACGGGTCCTTGTGTGCCTTAGATATTTTGCGAAGGGGAGGGGAGGGGTTCGCAGAGCATCTGTTAGTCGCAGTATTTCATCTGTGACCAATGCACTCTTTGACGAGTATCGCCATGTTATAAAATTCCCTTCCTCCATGACTGAAGTCCGTGCAGTGAAAGTTTCCACGGAATCGTCGGATTGCCCAATGTTGTGGGTGCTATTGATGGGACTCTTATACCAATCCAATCCCCACCGTCGACGAGCATGTATTTGTTTGCAGAAAAGGTTATCATGCACTAAATGTGCAAGCAATCTGCGACCATTCTTTGAAGTAAGTTGTATTGATGTAACTCATGCATACCCGCCAGCGTTCTTTAATTGAATGAGTGATGTCCCCTTAGTCGATTATAATTAAGAAAGAAATGCAAAAAGACGGAACATACAATGTGAAAGCCGTACACATATATCCCTGAATAATTTTTGCTACAACACCAAAGCGATGCATTCTAAACGTATTAATCAGTTTgtgttaaacaatgaaaaaacaaaattaagccTCTTAACTCTAGTCCTTGATTCTTTATTATGATATCATCATTGTTTTAACTGTAAATTTTTCGTCATAATAATTTCAATTGGTGCTGATAACATAAATTATGTTAAGAAatgcataattattttttaaaaaaatcatgaagaCTAAATGTAAATTAACCTATGAAGTaggtctagttcatgtgtacatgtatgtgaaaaatATACGGGGACCTGAGAATTagtttacatacaatgtacatatatgtaatgtgtgtgtgtgtgttatttatacatgttgtttattttgactTAATGTTCTTGTTCAAAACAGATAAAATGTATATccatattttgtattatcatAGAAGGATTAACAAATTGTTAACATGTGGCAAAAGTTGCCTGTGGAATATAGCACGCGTATTAATTTATATGCGATATGTGGAGCCATATTTGTGGATTATTTCAAAGCATGGTTATATTGTCGtatatttgtttgatatctGCTCGAGTTTTATGCACAATAAAGTATACAAAACAATGCAAACTGTCATAGAACTGTCATAgagtacatatgtacaatgtaggCTCTGTGGTAATGCATGGTATGGATATTAGCATCACGTTACCATTAATTGAATCCtccttatacatgtaaccaTCACAGCAAGGATATACAAGTGAGGAGGATTTGTCACAGCTGTCTCTTTACACCATACTATACACGACGCGGGACCGATGAATTGAtagtaaaaatcatttttctcaacaaatacctgtaagatttagaagaaatgtcgtAAATTGTCATTAAAAGATATAGatctcatgaaatgacggcccgcttcagaaagtaaagCGGTAATTATAAtcccacagggatctgagaattagttacagtttatgaTTATGGACCCATCAGAGTCAGTGGCcgaagaccattttagacgttttagaggtctaggtCAAAAATCGGTATATCATACTCTACataccgtattcgccgtaattacaTATAGCATCCAAACTGTAACTAAGGGGGCGCTTATCAacgaaccaaaatgtaagttgtgggcgaaacaagaggcccagagggcctgtatcgctcacctggtttgaaatgccaagtaatgttctgagtactggttcattgtttcttttctgaa is from Argopecten irradians isolate NY unplaced genomic scaffold, Ai_NY scaffold_0034, whole genome shotgun sequence and encodes:
- the LOC138311496 gene encoding uncharacterized protein isoform X1, which codes for MTSQSRDNSSQHIRHLCLGVSRGVVTILRKFHIYPRYIQVRLCFHRIMSFDYQEELPSDAKGRYIEKLHLIGEDKCPYKVPADTWVNDPKQWPPLQYNDVYSYLIKFPRVYSSEAMENYRSLDAHVFFVSGWVQTVVHRKTVTGNIIAKADVKPSWRVTDEPHHPWVALKRDGPVITAHCDCMAGLGETCSHIGALLFKMEAAVRFGYTRSACTDESCLWNQCFTKDVKPAPISEIQFYKQEAKDRLIKKKRKKTMPTPASEEEQQTFLQSLSSLGENLVGLSAFKEFSGNFIGLGPKLEDKTLPPPLRELYSHQYSTASKEDLSELCDRTFSTVKISANQSRKIEELTHSQSSSLTWHHQRSGRITASVAGEVMNTSIEKPSVSLLKKICIPNTSSPNVPALNWGKLHEDDGYKLYQLLMESDNRVDLQTYPKGEIVMKDISGQHLSLNVHKAGFVIPEQKPFLGASPDGHVNCECCGKGLLEIKCPYNIRDKTIKAAILDNSFCLNASFSLKRSHKYFAQVQMQMYVCDGNYTDFVVWSPMDCVVTRINRDNGFISKMIEKLEKFWKVVVLPELLTRRLENSTSAKNSPDLCKIRVPKPADDDKTFCVCKTTDDNADMVGCDRCDNWFHPACLKLKRLPKSKTWYCPKCRREKKKQNTV
- the LOC138311496 gene encoding uncharacterized protein isoform X2; the encoded protein is MIWGVYSSEAMENYRSLDAHVFFVSGWVQTVVHRKTVTGNIIAKADVKPSWRVTDEPHHPWVALKRDGPVITAHCDCMAGLGETCSHIGALLFKMEAAVRFGYTRSACTDESCLWNQCFTKDVKPAPISEIQFYKQEAKDRLIKKKRKKTMPTPASEEEQQTFLQSLSSLGENLVGLSAFKEFSGNFIGLGPKLEDKTLPPPLRELYSHQYSTASKEDLSELCDRTFSTVKISANQSRKIEELTHSQSSSLTWHHQRSGRITASVAGEVMNTSIEKPSVSLLKKICIPNTSSPNVPALNWGKLHEDDGYKLYQLLMESDNRVDLQTYPKGEIVMKDISGQHLSLNVHKAGFVIPEQKPFLGASPDGHVNCECCGKGLLEIKCPYNIRDKTIKAAILDNSFCLNASFSLKRSHKYFAQVQMQMYVCDGNYTDFVVWSPMDCVVTRINRDNGFISKMIEKLEKFWKVVVLPELLTRRLENSTSAKNSPDLCKIRVPKPADDDKTFCVCKTTDDNADMVGCDRCDNWFHPACLKLKRLPKSKTWYCPKCRREKKKQNTV
- the LOC138311497 gene encoding uncharacterized protein; translated protein: MDRYQRVMKRSANVNSDVHISHARKKLKLNEPEINTEKEKVTTDDPQSEHVDSPTDQDEEDVDSIASQSDSESSNRRDIDPQTPMQRPLETSEREMLYMEINNLRRERDEAREEVKSLEKLISASSLSSESVNGNDDLCRNMIGISWGAFLKIFLFLSVFVKATNKKLPLQEQLFLTLVKLRHNVSFDFLAHVKGIPKTTMVDYFWKWIDMLHAKIGFFVKWQDRETIFQTIPPVFKEKFPRLTSIIDCFEIFMEAPRNLLARAQCFSSYKRHTTVKVFISCSPLGSINFLSKAWGGRVSDVQIVRESNFISPQFHLPGDQILADRGFMLAEDFATKCSAQLITPAFTKGKKQLPASEVESSRKISSVRIHIERVIGLMKNRFTILKGTMPVRCVQSLKDESLGSTESSCDKLITVCAALTNLSLGIVYKE